The Candidatus Methylacidiphilales bacterium genome window below encodes:
- a CDS encoding type II toxin-antitoxin system VapC family toxin encodes MYLDSSIIVKLLTPEPDSEHYIALVDGQPSASLELAYTEVFSALLAKERNGRITFEARQAAWTGFTRQVNSAELKLLPADSTSFRKAQQMMQSCHPAVPLRSLDALHLAACDLAQDFPLVTNDARMMAAAQRLGIPVL; translated from the coding sequence ATGTATTTGGATAGCAGCATCATTGTCAAACTATTGACGCCGGAACCGGATAGCGAACATTACATCGCCTTGGTGGATGGCCAGCCCTCGGCCAGTTTGGAACTGGCCTACACCGAGGTGTTCAGCGCGCTGCTTGCCAAGGAACGGAACGGGAGAATAACATTTGAAGCGCGGCAAGCCGCATGGACAGGGTTCACGAGGCAGGTGAACTCGGCTGAACTAAAACTACTGCCCGCAGACAGCACATCTTTTCGCAAAGCACAGCAGATGATGCAAAGTTGCCATCCAGCCGTTCCGCTGCGTTCGCTGGATGCGCTTCACCTGGCGGCTTGCGATTTGGCACAGGATTTTCCGCTCGTCACCAACGATGCGCGGATGATGGCGGCCGCCCAGCGGCTTGGAATACCCGTTTTATAG
- a CDS encoding type II toxin-antitoxin system prevent-host-death family antitoxin, which translates to MKKQKVIKYKLPTGSSSARVRDAVMVLPSFGPSINIRSAKAHLSALLELVAGGKEVVITSDGKPKARLVPVDSAPKRKPFRVDRELLASMPMQTAGPFSTELIRAERDERW; encoded by the coding sequence ATGAAAAAGCAGAAGGTCATAAAATACAAGCTCCCCACTGGGTCTTCATCGGCGCGGGTCAGGGACGCTGTCATGGTGCTTCCGTCCTTCGGGCCTTCGATCAACATCCGTTCCGCCAAGGCACACTTGTCAGCTTTGTTGGAACTGGTGGCGGGGGGCAAGGAGGTTGTTATTACCAGTGACGGCAAGCCCAAAGCCCGCTTGGTGCCGGTGGATTCTGCTCCGAAACGCAAGCCTTTCCGGGTGGATCGTGAGTTGCTGGCTTCCATGCCCATGCAAACAGCAGGCCCCTTCTCAACCGAGTTGATCCGGGCGGAACGTGACGAACGCTGGTGA
- the gyrB gene encoding DNA topoisomerase (ATP-hydrolyzing) subunit B — MPDHYDSSKLGKLEGLEAVRKKPGMYIGGTDERALHHCVSEVLDNSVDEHLAGHCDKIEVVIHVDGSISIRDNGRGIPVDPHPQYKIPGVELVLTTLHSGGKYGQGGYKFSGGTHGVGAKCVNAVSEWFEVEVSRNGKVYHMAFERGKTTQKLEVIGKSKSTGTLITFKPDNEIFKETMEFKSDRITQRLRELAFLNSGLKITFLDERTPKSEPEVYYYKDGIEEFIKQLNKSKVPVHSKPVIIRKQTDVETAEKKVEVHLDAVLQYNDGYSEMVLCYTNTVHNPDGGTHLSGFRTALTRSINQYAKSNNILKEKDPAISGDDVREGLAAVISIKHSDPKFESQTKVKLLSPEVESVAASAIYEGLMSFFDSNPSVAKKIVDKALTAARAREAARKAREAVRKTALGTGGLPGKLADCSDRDPANTELYIVEGDSAGGSAKQGRDRKFQAILPIRGKLINVEKARLDKVLQNNEIRTMITAIGTGIGDGDGEGAFNMERLRYHKIIIMTDADVDGSHIRTLLLTFFYRQMPLLIKQGYVYIAQPPLYQIRRKKREEYVEDDHQMTEILIQLGTEDVKLRSLADKKEFNQKQLAEILELLQQLDKYATSIKRHGGDFEAYLETRNKKSGELPHHLVRIREGNEESVNYFHTDEELAKFAKNNPDLGIFGEESAEEAAEKKKSGPTRRARYVVLTESKAILVLLDKLEKKGLRVEHYSSQGKPLYELVEGEGDDAKTKPLHALPEILEGILEIGRRGVQIKRFKGLGEMNAKELFETTMNPDRRKLLRVDLTDAVEAEEMFTTLMGDEVEPRRQFIEDNALNVRNLDV, encoded by the coding sequence ATGCCAGATCATTATGATTCATCGAAATTGGGCAAACTGGAAGGCTTGGAAGCAGTCCGGAAGAAGCCGGGAATGTATATCGGCGGGACCGATGAACGGGCTCTGCACCATTGCGTTTCGGAGGTGCTGGACAATTCGGTGGACGAACATCTGGCCGGCCATTGCGACAAGATTGAGGTCGTGATCCATGTGGATGGCTCGATTTCCATCCGCGACAACGGGCGCGGCATTCCGGTGGATCCGCATCCCCAATACAAAATACCCGGCGTTGAACTGGTGCTAACAACCCTCCACAGCGGCGGCAAATACGGGCAGGGCGGTTACAAATTTTCAGGCGGCACTCACGGCGTTGGCGCCAAATGCGTCAACGCGGTTTCCGAATGGTTTGAGGTGGAGGTGTCGCGCAACGGCAAGGTCTATCACATGGCTTTTGAGCGCGGCAAGACGACCCAAAAGCTTGAAGTGATCGGCAAAAGCAAATCGACCGGCACCCTTATCACCTTCAAGCCGGACAATGAGATATTCAAGGAGACCATGGAATTCAAGTCGGACCGGATCACCCAGCGTCTGCGTGAACTGGCCTTTTTGAATTCCGGACTGAAAATTACCTTCCTCGATGAACGCACGCCAAAGAGCGAGCCGGAAGTTTACTATTACAAGGACGGCATTGAGGAGTTCATCAAGCAGCTGAACAAAAGCAAAGTTCCCGTGCACTCCAAGCCGGTCATCATCCGCAAACAGACTGATGTGGAGACAGCGGAGAAAAAAGTCGAGGTGCATCTGGATGCGGTGCTGCAGTACAACGACGGCTACAGCGAAATGGTGCTTTGTTATACCAACACGGTGCATAACCCGGATGGCGGCACGCACCTTTCCGGTTTCAGGACGGCATTGACGCGGTCAATCAACCAGTACGCCAAGTCCAACAATATCCTGAAGGAAAAAGACCCCGCGATTTCAGGCGATGACGTGCGCGAGGGCTTGGCTGCGGTGATCTCCATCAAGCACAGCGACCCGAAATTCGAGTCGCAGACCAAGGTGAAACTTCTCTCACCGGAGGTTGAAAGCGTTGCGGCCTCGGCCATCTACGAAGGGCTGATGAGCTTTTTCGATTCCAACCCGTCCGTTGCGAAGAAAATCGTGGACAAGGCGCTGACTGCGGCCCGTGCCCGCGAAGCTGCGCGCAAAGCCCGCGAAGCGGTGCGCAAAACCGCCCTTGGGACCGGCGGCCTGCCCGGCAAGCTGGCCGATTGCTCGGACCGCGACCCGGCAAACACGGAATTGTACATTGTCGAGGGCGACTCAGCCGGCGGCTCGGCCAAGCAGGGGCGCGACCGCAAGTTCCAGGCGATTCTTCCGATCCGAGGCAAGCTCATCAACGTGGAGAAGGCGCGCCTGGACAAGGTGCTGCAGAACAACGAAATCCGGACCATGATCACGGCCATCGGCACGGGAATCGGCGATGGCGACGGCGAGGGTGCCTTCAATATGGAGCGGCTGCGCTATCACAAGATCATCATCATGACCGATGCCGACGTGGATGGCTCGCACATCCGCACGCTGTTGCTGACATTCTTTTATCGCCAAATGCCGCTCCTCATCAAGCAGGGGTATGTTTATATCGCACAGCCACCGCTGTACCAGATCCGGAGAAAGAAGCGCGAGGAATATGTCGAGGACGACCACCAGATGACCGAGATTTTGATCCAGCTCGGGACGGAGGACGTGAAACTTCGCAGCCTTGCGGACAAAAAGGAATTCAACCAGAAACAATTGGCGGAGATTCTGGAATTGCTGCAGCAGTTGGACAAGTATGCCACCAGCATCAAGCGCCACGGCGGCGATTTTGAGGCGTATCTGGAAACCCGCAATAAGAAGTCAGGCGAACTCCCACACCATCTGGTGCGCATCCGCGAGGGCAATGAGGAGTCCGTGAATTATTTCCATACGGACGAGGAACTGGCGAAGTTTGCGAAGAACAATCCGGACCTTGGAATTTTCGGAGAAGAGTCGGCAGAGGAAGCTGCTGAAAAGAAGAAAAGCGGCCCGACGCGCCGTGCGCGTTACGTTGTCCTGACGGAAAGCAAGGCCATCCTGGTGCTGCTTGATAAATTGGAAAAGAAGGGCTTGAGGGTTGAGCATTATTCCTCACAGGGAAAGCCGCTCTACGAACTGGTGGAAGGTGAGGGGGACGATGCAAAGACGAAACCGTTGCATGCCTTGCCGGAGATTCTTGAAGGGATTTTGGAGATCGGACGCCGGGGTGTGCAAATCAAGCGGTTCAAGGGCTTGGGTGAAATGAACGCCAAGGAGCTGTTTGAGACCACGATGAATCCCGATCGCCGCAAGCTCCTGCGGGTGGATTTGACGGATGCCGTCGAGGCGGAGGAAATGTTTACCACGCTGATGGGCGACGAAGTCGAGCCGCGCCGACAGTTTATTGAGGACAACGCGTTGAATGTGCGGAATCTGGACGTGTAG
- a CDS encoding vitamin B12-dependent ribonucleotide reductase, whose amino-acid sequence MIQASSKISRTNEPATGKLGRRQTAPTGTGMSFKRVFSRDGVHPYDEIEWELRTAEIADDGGKIIFKQENVEVPKSWSLLATKIAVSKYFYGDISHGTDPAKGGRENSIKQLIHRVTRTVADWGIADGYFASKEDAEIFYEELTWLCVNQFGAFNSPVWFNVGLHHQYGTGKTSGRGNFFYNRESGKAERAATQYEKPQCSACFIQSVDDNMESIMELARSEAMLFKFGSGTGTDLSTIRSTREKMSGGGRPSGPLSFLKVYDQIANVVKSGGKTRRAAKMNTLKDWHPDIEEFIECKMKEEKKAWALIEQGYDGNFNGDAYGSVMYQNENLTVRASDSFVEAAMKDGEWWTRTVMGNRKVEKKSARELLRKIAEGTWTCGDPGMQFDDTIHKWHTCKGTDRQHSTNPCSEYLFLNDTACNLASLNLVKFKKEDGTFDVERYKAAVRIFITAQEILVDNACYPTAAITVNSHIYRTLGLGYANLGSLIMSYGYGYDSDEARGLAGALTAIMTGHAYEVSAELASHVGPFPGYRDARCFNIDKPLSKDNVESMLEVIRLHRQSVDHIDPSCPAYLQEAARNAWDEALEKGHEHGYRNAQVTVLAPTGTIGFLMDCDTTGIEPDIALVKYKLLAGGGMLKIVNQMVPQALKNLGYSDEQTAAMVEYIDKNDTIEGAPALKEEHLAVFDCAFKPANGTRSLHYKGHIRMMAAAQPFLSGAISKTVNLPSTATVEDIMNTYIEGWKLGLKAIAIYRDGSKRSAPLNTKKTKDMGGKDEAPAPVVAEMPRPVRRRMSDTRISITHKFDIAGHEGYITVGLFDDKQPGEVFITMAKEGSTIGGLMDALGTMVSLSLQYGVPLEALVKKFAHTRYEPSGFTKNPDIPIAKSITDYIFRWLGCQFIEGYREANSPNFNQPEFPMKEVREAEKKTLNRPVPELAVEHDSPTANVHKMAIRHSGEKESDGLTVRYRDGMACPECGSSKIKHTGSCATCLNCGSSLGCS is encoded by the coding sequence ATGATCCAAGCTTCCAGCAAAATTTCACGCACAAACGAGCCTGCAACCGGTAAATTGGGGAGACGCCAAACCGCTCCCACAGGCACAGGCATGAGTTTTAAACGTGTGTTTAGCCGGGACGGCGTGCATCCGTATGATGAGATCGAGTGGGAGCTCCGAACCGCTGAAATCGCGGATGACGGCGGCAAAATTATTTTCAAGCAGGAGAATGTTGAGGTCCCGAAATCCTGGAGCCTTCTGGCCACGAAGATAGCGGTTTCAAAATATTTTTATGGCGACATCTCGCATGGCACTGACCCGGCGAAGGGCGGCCGGGAAAACTCCATCAAGCAGTTGATCCATCGCGTGACGCGGACGGTCGCGGATTGGGGAATCGCCGACGGCTATTTTGCCTCGAAGGAAGACGCTGAGATTTTTTATGAAGAGCTGACCTGGCTTTGCGTCAACCAGTTCGGCGCGTTTAATTCGCCGGTCTGGTTCAACGTGGGCTTGCACCACCAGTATGGCACCGGCAAAACCAGCGGCCGCGGCAATTTTTTCTACAATCGCGAATCCGGCAAGGCTGAGCGCGCGGCGACCCAATATGAAAAGCCGCAGTGCAGCGCGTGTTTCATCCAGAGCGTGGATGACAACATGGAATCCATCATGGAACTGGCGCGCAGCGAGGCCATGCTGTTCAAGTTTGGTTCGGGCACGGGCACGGACCTTTCAACCATCCGTTCCACCCGCGAAAAAATGAGCGGCGGCGGGCGCCCCAGCGGGCCGTTGTCGTTTTTAAAGGTCTATGACCAGATCGCCAATGTGGTGAAATCGGGCGGCAAAACCCGCCGCGCGGCCAAGATGAACACGCTCAAGGACTGGCACCCGGACATTGAGGAATTCATCGAGTGCAAGATGAAGGAAGAGAAAAAGGCCTGGGCGCTCATTGAGCAGGGGTACGACGGCAATTTCAACGGCGACGCCTACGGTTCCGTGATGTATCAGAACGAAAATCTGACCGTCCGCGCCAGTGACAGCTTTGTCGAAGCAGCCATGAAGGACGGGGAGTGGTGGACGCGCACCGTGATGGGCAACCGCAAGGTGGAGAAAAAGAGCGCCAGAGAGTTGTTAAGAAAAATCGCCGAAGGCACCTGGACCTGCGGGGACCCGGGCATGCAATTTGACGACACGATCCACAAGTGGCACACCTGCAAGGGCACCGACCGCCAGCATTCCACCAACCCGTGCTCGGAATACCTCTTCCTCAACGACACGGCCTGCAATCTGGCATCGCTGAACCTCGTCAAATTCAAAAAGGAGGATGGAACCTTCGATGTGGAACGCTACAAGGCGGCGGTGCGCATCTTCATTACCGCTCAGGAAATCCTGGTGGACAACGCCTGTTATCCGACGGCGGCCATCACGGTCAACTCCCATATTTATCGCACCTTGGGCCTGGGCTACGCGAATCTTGGTTCGCTTATCATGAGTTATGGATATGGTTATGATTCCGACGAGGCCCGCGGGCTGGCGGGCGCCCTGACCGCCATCATGACCGGCCATGCCTACGAAGTCAGCGCCGAGCTGGCGTCGCATGTCGGCCCGTTCCCGGGCTACCGGGATGCGCGCTGTTTCAACATCGATAAGCCCTTGTCCAAGGACAATGTGGAGTCCATGCTGGAGGTCATCCGGTTGCACCGCCAGAGCGTGGATCATATCGACCCGAGCTGCCCGGCCTACCTGCAGGAAGCGGCGCGCAACGCCTGGGATGAAGCCCTTGAAAAGGGGCATGAACACGGGTACCGCAACGCGCAGGTGACCGTACTGGCCCCGACCGGGACCATCGGTTTCCTGATGGACTGCGACACGACCGGCATCGAGCCTGACATTGCGCTGGTGAAGTACAAGCTTCTCGCGGGCGGCGGCATGCTGAAGATTGTCAACCAGATGGTCCCGCAGGCGTTGAAAAACCTGGGGTATTCGGACGAACAGACCGCTGCCATGGTTGAGTATATTGACAAAAATGACACCATCGAAGGAGCCCCGGCGTTGAAGGAAGAACACCTTGCGGTTTTCGATTGCGCCTTCAAACCGGCCAATGGAACCCGGTCCCTCCACTATAAAGGGCATATTCGCATGATGGCCGCGGCGCAGCCGTTCCTGAGCGGCGCCATTTCCAAGACGGTGAACCTGCCGAGCACGGCCACGGTCGAGGACATCATGAACACCTACATCGAAGGGTGGAAACTGGGCTTGAAAGCCATCGCCATTTACCGCGACGGATCGAAGCGTTCGGCCCCGCTGAACACGAAAAAGACGAAGGACATGGGCGGCAAGGATGAAGCTCCGGCGCCCGTGGTTGCCGAAATGCCCCGGCCCGTGCGCCGCCGTATGAGCGACACACGTATTTCCATCACGCACAAGTTCGATATCGCAGGCCATGAAGGATACATCACAGTGGGCTTGTTTGATGACAAGCAGCCGGGTGAGGTTTTCATCACGATGGCCAAGGAAGGCAGCACAATCGGCGGCCTGATGGATGCGTTGGGCACGATGGTTTCGCTCTCGCTCCAGTATGGCGTTCCGTTGGAGGCATTGGTCAAGAAGTTCGCCCATACGCGGTATGAACCCAGCGGGTTTACAAAGAATCCCGACATCCCGATTGCGAAGTCGATCACGGATTACATTTTCCGCTGGCTGGGCTGCCAGTTTATCGAGGGTTACCGCGAGGCCAATTCGCCGAACTTCAACCAGCCCGAATTCCCGATGAAGGAAGTGCGGGAGGCTGAAAAAAAAACGTTAAATAGGCCGGTGCCCGAATTGGCGGTGGAGCATGACTCGCCCACAGCCAATGTCCACAAGATGGCGATACGCCATTCCGGAGAAAAAGAGAGCGATGGGCTGACGGTACGCTACCGCGATGGGATGGCTTGTCCGGAATGCGGCAGCAGCAAGATCAAGCATACGGGCTCATGCGCCACTTGTTTGAATTGCGGATCTTCTCTCGGTTGCAGTTGA
- the der gene encoding ribosome biogenesis GTPase Der, with amino-acid sequence MSPIVAIVGRPNVGKSALFNRIARKQISLVYDFPGVTRDRVSHDCVWQGHPFTLVDTGGIGLEDQSGFEEAIQREVDIAMETASDILLVVDGRDGLNPLDAAVASKLRRAQKKRIFLVVNKVDSGKQADAASEFYRLGFSKVFPISAAHGLGMDELMSALAENWTAGEAPPDRSETQFRVAMVGRPNVGKSSLINALLKEDRVIVSPIAGTTRDAVDVEFTHYGQSYCFVDTAGMRKKGRIKDELEQAMTGRTAHTINRSHLCVLVVDALQGVSVQEKKIAGLIQDAAKPCVILVNKWDLVSKEALKQAKATNDQEFRKEYEEAVRRELFFVSYAPVLFISAESGKGLELWLQAMKKIRALKLQALPTGILNRVIQKALSLQNPASNLGKSMKIYYVSPKKEGVEIPTLVAFINDKKLWTPDYQRYLERQVRAEFDLEGCPLQWVVKGKSEAQMSPQS; translated from the coding sequence ATGAGTCCGATCGTTGCAATTGTGGGGAGGCCGAATGTCGGCAAATCGGCGCTGTTCAACCGGATTGCGCGAAAGCAGATTTCCCTGGTTTATGATTTCCCGGGGGTGACGCGGGACCGGGTCAGCCATGATTGCGTCTGGCAGGGGCATCCGTTCACATTGGTGGATACCGGTGGGATAGGTCTCGAGGACCAGTCAGGTTTTGAAGAGGCCATCCAGCGCGAGGTCGATATTGCCATGGAAACGGCTTCGGACATCTTGCTGGTGGTGGACGGGCGGGACGGGCTGAATCCGCTGGATGCCGCGGTGGCTTCCAAGCTTCGCAGGGCGCAGAAGAAGCGCATTTTTTTGGTGGTGAACAAGGTTGATTCCGGAAAGCAGGCGGATGCCGCATCCGAGTTTTACCGGCTTGGATTTTCCAAGGTGTTTCCGATTTCGGCGGCGCACGGGCTGGGAATGGACGAACTCATGTCGGCCCTGGCTGAAAACTGGACTGCCGGGGAGGCGCCGCCCGATAGATCCGAGACGCAATTCCGGGTGGCCATGGTGGGGCGGCCTAATGTGGGGAAATCCTCCCTGATCAACGCGCTGTTGAAAGAGGACCGTGTCATTGTCAGCCCGATTGCCGGCACGACGCGTGATGCGGTGGATGTGGAGTTCACGCACTACGGGCAGTCGTATTGCTTTGTGGATACGGCCGGCATGCGGAAGAAGGGCCGCATCAAGGATGAACTGGAGCAGGCCATGACCGGGCGGACGGCCCACACGATCAACCGGTCGCATCTTTGCGTGCTGGTTGTTGACGCTTTGCAAGGTGTCAGTGTACAGGAAAAGAAGATCGCGGGATTGATCCAGGACGCGGCCAAGCCCTGCGTCATTTTGGTGAACAAATGGGATTTGGTGTCGAAGGAAGCGTTGAAGCAGGCAAAAGCCACGAACGACCAGGAGTTCCGCAAGGAATATGAGGAAGCCGTGCGCCGGGAGCTGTTTTTTGTCAGCTATGCGCCAGTGTTGTTTATTAGCGCTGAGTCAGGCAAGGGCCTGGAGCTTTGGCTGCAGGCGATGAAAAAAATCAGGGCACTCAAATTGCAGGCTTTGCCGACGGGTATTTTGAATCGAGTGATCCAAAAGGCGCTCAGCCTGCAGAATCCGGCCTCGAATCTGGGTAAATCCATGAAGATTTACTATGTTTCCCCGAAGAAAGAGGGGGTTGAAATTCCCACGCTTGTGGCCTTTATAAACGACAAGAAATTATGGACGCCGGACTACCAGCGTTACCTGGAACGCCAGGTCCGGGCCGAGTTTGATCTGGAAGGTTGCCCGCTGCAATGGGTTGTGAAAGGCAAGAGCGAAGCCCAAATGTCGCCCCAATCCTGA
- a CDS encoding CDP-alcohol phosphatidyltransferase family protein encodes MTFATYITIFRILLIPVFIAGLLYYDLPSHQELFRWIAVGAFLAASVSDALDGWIARKYKQRSEIGALLDPIADKALMLSAIVTLSFIKVPGLNHLPLWFLVLVLGRDAIQLVGFLVLHVLNHKIQVIPHWTGKVATCLQLATVSAILLKLSFLPIRQMVWLAGLFTFISLVVYMSRGIQLANGSAATVSGGSRH; translated from the coding sequence ATGACTTTCGCGACGTACATCACCATTTTCCGGATTTTGCTCATCCCCGTGTTTATCGCGGGGTTGTTGTACTACGACCTGCCGTCGCACCAGGAATTGTTCCGGTGGATTGCGGTCGGGGCTTTTTTGGCGGCATCCGTTTCCGATGCGTTGGATGGCTGGATCGCGCGCAAGTACAAACAGAGGAGTGAAATCGGCGCGCTCCTGGACCCGATTGCGGACAAGGCGCTGATGCTTTCGGCGATTGTCACATTGAGTTTTATTAAAGTGCCGGGATTGAACCATTTGCCACTCTGGTTTTTGGTTCTGGTGCTCGGGCGCGACGCGATCCAGCTTGTGGGGTTTTTGGTGCTGCATGTTCTGAACCACAAGATCCAGGTCATACCCCACTGGACCGGCAAGGTTGCCACCTGCCTGCAACTGGCAACTGTGTCAGCCATTTTGTTGAAGCTGAGTTTTTTGCCCATCCGCCAGATGGTGTGGTTGGCCGGGCTTTTCACCTTTATTTCACTGGTTGTCTATATGTCGCGCGGCATCCAACTGGCCAATGGCAGCGCCGCGACCGTGTCCGGCGGGTCGCGCCATTGA